One Rosa chinensis cultivar Old Blush chromosome 5, RchiOBHm-V2, whole genome shotgun sequence genomic region harbors:
- the LOC112167250 gene encoding endonuclease 1, with product MDSYRGFGRFANYFSEFVLLLAFVCILVPRAQGWSKEGHTMTCRIAQALLEPEAAEAVKNLLPHDVNGDLSALCVWPDQIRHWYRYRWTSPLHFIDTPDNACNFEYSRDCHDEHGSKDMCVAGAVQNFTSQLSHYTEGTSDRRYNMTEALLFLSHFIGDLHQPMHIGFTTDRGGNTIDLRWYRHKSNLHHVWDREILLQALHDYYDKDMELLLQDIQGNITDGVWSDDVTSWGHCDDISSCINKYATESINIACKWGYKGVESGDTLTEDYFLPRLPIVEKRIAQGGVRLAAILNRAFSSESEAQPADHHKNKRASHSPT from the exons ATGGATAGTTACAGAGGCTTTGGAAGATTTGCCAATTATTTTAGtgaatttgttttgttgctTGCATTTGTTTGCATTTTAGTCCCGAGAGCTCAGGGATGGAGCAAAGAGGGTCACACTATGACGTGCCGGATTGCACAG GCACTCCTAGAGCCTGAAGCTGCAGAAGCTGTTAAAAATTTACTACCTCATGATGTCAATGGCGATCTGTCGGCTCTGTGTGTGTGGCCTGACCAGATCAGGCACTGGTACAGATACCGGTGGACTAGCCCTCTTCACTTCATTGACACACCTGATAATGCTTGCAACTTTGAATACTCAA GAGATTGCCATGATGAACATGGTTCCAAGGACATGTGTGTTGCTGGTGCAGTCCAGAATTTCACATCTCAGCTTTCACACTACACAGAAGGAACATCTGACCGTCGAT ATAATATGACCGAGGCCTTGCTTTTCTTGTCACATTTTATAGGTGATCTCCATCAG CCAATGCATATTGGATTCACGACAGATAGAGGAGGAAACACAATAGACTTGCGTTGGTACAGGCACAAATCCAATCTTCACCAT GTTTGGGATCGAGAGATTTTACTTCAAGCTCTGCATGATTATTATGACAAGGACATGGAACTCCTCCTGCAAGACATACAGGGAAACATCACAGAT GGAGTCTGGTCTGATGATGTTACCTCATGGGGACATTGTGATGATATCAGTTCTTGTATAAACAA GTATGCTACAGAAAGCATAAACATAGCTTGCAAATGGGGTTACAAGGGCGTTGAGTCCGGTGATACTCTAACAG AGGATTACTTCCTCCCTCGGCTACCTATTGTGGAGAAGAGGATTGCCCAAGGTGGAGTCCGGTTGGCAGCTATCCTCAATCGTGCCTTCTCCTCTGAATCTGAAGCACAACCTGCTGATcatcacaaaaacaaaagagcaTCACATTCACCCACTTAG